Proteins encoded together in one Asterias rubens chromosome 4, eAstRub1.3, whole genome shotgun sequence window:
- the LOC117289635 gene encoding N6-adenosine-methyltransferase subunit METTL3-like, which translates to MSDTWSDIQAVKRRQENLRERLQRRKKERMGLIPQTSGANDGSSAAVGSAATTSESSANPATSFQSASSTSRSDTNSPLTVNPTAVEHKLDPRTEKKLLERLCDHSLSLPVDSDSLRSTLTKILDFDVSQASVESLLQKFIAQELIAVREGSTADGQTCLVVVSVEYGKISAMTGELSERDRGISPALPLNRKRKRERSPGPKKQEDVPVTTKTPASKEKQLQKQKQDELEAPKPEEDNLQSLLSATSFKEQENKEMGQELFELLSIPTAKEQSLVEKFKSQGGTVQEFCAHGTRAECIKEMGPMHTCYKLHFRRLIHKHTDESLGDCSFLNTCFHMDTCKYVHYEIEYPSKPDDGGQILGARRGVRSDSNVTMLPAQWIQCDIRNLDKTILGKFAVIMADPPWDIHMELPYGTMQDDEMRHLDVPGMQDEGYIFLWVTGRAMELGRECLSLWGYERTEELIWVKTNQLQRLIRTGRTGHWLNHGKEHCLVGRKGDPKGFNKGLDCDVIVAEVRQTSHKPDEIYGLIERLSPGTRKIELFGRAHNVQPNWMTLGNQLDGVHLVEPDLITRFKEVYPDMNAMKPPQKKPPSGT; encoded by the exons ATGTCGGATACATGGAGCGACATTCAGGCCGTCAAGCGACGCCAGGAGAATTTGAGGGAACGATTACAGAGAAGGAAGAAAGAACGGATGGGGCTGATACCGCAGACGAGCGGCGCGAATGACGGCAGCAGTGCTGCAGTTGGGTCGGCTGCAACAACTTCAG AATCTTCTGCAAATCCAGCGACTTCTTTTCAGTCAGCAAGTTCAACATCAAGAAGTGATACCAACAGTCCACTGACGGTTAATCCAACAGCGGTTGAGCACAAATTGGATCCACGCACTGAGAAGAAACTCCTTGAAAGGCTGTGTGATCACTCACTGTCACTCCCTGTGGACTCTGACAGCTTGCGTTCGACCCTCACCAAG ATTTTAGACTTTGATGTTTCCCAGGCCAGTGTTGAAAGTTTGCTACAGAAATTCATTGCCCAAGAGCTTATTGC TGTGAGAGAGGGCAGCACAGCAGATGGCCAGACATGCTTAGTGGTTGTGTCCGTGGAATATGGCAAG ATTTCAGCCATGACGGGTGAGTTAAGTGAGAGAGATCGAGGGATCAGTCCAGCTTTACCACTCAACAGAAAGAGGAAGAGGGAAAG GTCTCCAGGACCTAAGAAGCAGGAGGATGTTCCAGTCACGACCAAGACGCCAGCCTCGAAGGAGAAACAGCTTCAGAAGCAGAAACAAGACGAGCTAGAAGCCCCGAAGCCAGAGGAAGATAACTTGCAAAGTTTGCTCTCGGCGACGTCCTTCAAAGAACAGGAG AATAAAGAGATGGGACAGGAGTTATTTGAGCTTCTGAGTATACCGACAGCCAAGGAACAATCGCTGGTTGAGAAATTCAAGTCACAGGGAG GTACTGTGCAAGAATTCTGCGCCCACGGCACAAGAGCAGAATGCATTAAAGAAATGGGCCCAATGCATACATGCTACAAG CTACATTTCAGGCGGCTCATACACAAGCACACAGATG AATCTCTTGGTGATTGTTCTTTCCTCAACACATGTTTCCACATGGACACCTGCAAG TATGTCCACTATGAAATTGAGTATCCCTCAAAGCCAGATGATGGTGGTCAGATTCTGGGAGCAAGGAGGGGTGTCCGCAGTGATAGTAATGTCACTATGCTTCCTGCTCAG TGGATACAGTGCGACATACGCAACCTAGACAAGACCATCTTGGGAAAGTTTGCGGTAATCATGGCCGACCCACCTTGGGACATCCACATGGAGTTACCGTACGGCACCATGCAAGATGATGAGATGAGACACCTTGATGTCCCTGGCATGCAAGACGAGGGCTACATCTTCCTGTGGGTCACTGGGAG GGCGATGGAGCTCGGTCGTGAGTGTTTGAGTCTTTGGGGTTATGAGAGAACAGAGGAACTTATTTGGGTCAAGACGAATCAGCTGCAACGATTGATCCGCACTGGACGGACAGGTCATTGGCTTAACCATGGAAAAGAACACTGTCTG GTTGGTAGGAAAGGTGACCCAAAAGGTTTCAACAAAGGTCTGGATTGTGATGTCATCGTAGCAGAGGTCAGACAAACCAGTCACAAACCTGACGAGATTTATGGGTTGATCGAGAGGTTGTCGCCCGGAACCCGTAAGATTGAACTCTTTGGACGCGCTCATAATGTCCAACCAAATTG GATGACGTTGGGCAACCAGTTGGATGGGGTCCATCTAGTAGAGCCAGATCTAATCACACGCTTCAAAGAAGTCTACCCAGACATGAACGCTATGAAACCGCCACAAAAAAAACCGCCCTCTGGAACTTAG